A stretch of Mytilus edulis chromosome 11, xbMytEdul2.2, whole genome shotgun sequence DNA encodes these proteins:
- the LOC139495867 gene encoding uncharacterized protein, which yields MGKLRNNGFRTSKQVRKLVSIREGQRKRYFEEDQDLALKSLHADHSYDVTSKKIVPDISNIVHEEVLDNDGNNLTPTDDWRIGRRVVELGVIADHLQQCKHCGLPLSLHNIIDIKTYGLGSVLKVLCTNKSCGNINAIPTGKQHDHKIWDVNTKLALAAIDLGLGEHQINGLLSILNIPTVSHCMIDSRIREVGDVIESVADQSMEEWTEREKEMTREYDHNY from the exons atgGGAAAACTTCGCAATAATGGCTTTAGAACATCGAAACAAGTAAGAAAACTCGTGTCCATTCGAGAGGGTCAACGAAAACGGTATTTTGAAGAGGATCAGGATCTAGCTTTAAAGTCACTTCATGCAGATCACTCATATGAtgtaacaagtaaaaaaatagtCCCAGATATTTCAAATATTGTTCATGAAGAAGTTTTAGACAATGACGGAAATAACTTGACCCCAACAGATGACTGGCGCATTGGTCGTAGAGTAGTGGAACTTGGTGTTATTGCTGACCACCTACAACAATGTAAACACTGTGGTCTACCACTGTCTCTTCATAACATTATTGATATAAAGACATATGGCTTGGGGTCAGTGTTGAAAGTGTTGTGCACAAATAAGTCGTGTGGGAACATCAACGCTATCCCAACAGGAAAACAACATGACCACAAGATTTGGGATGTAAACACAAAGTTAGCTTTag ctGCTATTGATCTTGGACTTGGAGAACACCAGATAAATGGCCTTCTTTCCATTCTTAATATCCCTACAGTCAGCCACTGCATGATTGACAGCAGAATAAGAGAAGTTGGAGATGTCATTGAATCTGTTGCAGACCAGTCAATGGAAGAGTGGACAGAAAGAGAAAAAGAAATGACTAGAGAGTATGATCATAATTATTAG